The following coding sequences lie in one Apium graveolens cultivar Ventura chromosome 1, ASM990537v1, whole genome shotgun sequence genomic window:
- the LOC141680892 gene encoding uncharacterized protein LOC141680892, with translation MDVEGEKWVTLPRYSDKYRMGVKAFITNAFSEYASGNELKCPCRKCSNRYWYGESVIKEHLICNGVCPQSTEWIYEVSNHKNNDVDDNMDSDIGMGLADELEAMIRNTYENCNNDSEHGVRKGLDDDAKKFYRLVEEGGQPLYPECLKFTRLSFIVRLYQLKCIHGFSESAFSDLLKLIKEVFPNCNVPSSFNAAKGMIKDLGLDYQKIHACPNDCMLFWGENEKLDFCKTCEASRWREVENKDTGSEKNNVLKEHKIPVKVMRYFPLKPRLQRMFLNTELSRLMTWHALARKRDGRLRHPADGLGWKSMDAKYPDFAGEIRNVRLGLASDGFNPYRSMSNSHSTWPVILVNYNLPPWLIMKPEYIILSTLIPGPIQPGNDIDVYMQPLIAELNELWEVGIQTYDARRDSTFQLHASLLWTISDFPGYGVLSGWSTKGHLACPSCHYQTSSTYLKHSRKVVYLNHRKFLPPNHKWRSDKRRFNGEMEMGESPEMLTGIEVEHLLSGYENSFGKCKTKQKTCTDCPWKKRSIFFELPYWSTHMVRHNLDVMHIEKNICDKILGTLLNIGGKTKDHVNGRLDLKEMGIRKILHPFKSDDKKHVQIRAACFDMTKEDIIEVDYWGALTVVLFKCRWYQRERDCYGLTRVNFNKFCQKDDPFVLATQVHQVYYIEDPTEKDIHFVIKNLPRDQYSEVEEGMSLEDVNDIGYVPRGHNILNDVSWYRDDVPIKKIPVTPDEEEDDREI, from the coding sequence ATGGATGTTGAAGGAGAAAAATGGGTAACACTTCCAAGATATAGTGATAAATATAGGATGGGGGTTAAAGCTTTTATTACAAATGCATTTTCTGAATATGCATCAGGAAATGAGTTGAAATGTCCTTGTAGAAAGTGTAGTAATCGTTATTGGTATGGTGAAAGCGTTATAAAGGAACATCTCATCTGCAATGGTGTTTGTCCACAGTCCACTGAATGGATTTATGAAGTGTCAAACCATAAGAATAATGATGTCGATGATAACATGGACAGTGATATAGGTATGGGTTTAGCAGATGAGTTAGAGGCAATGATACGTAACACATATGAGAATTGTAATAATGATAGTGAACATGGAGTTAGAAAGGGACTTGATGACGATGCAAAAAAATTTTACCGGCTTGTTGAGGAGGGTGGGCAGCCTTTGTATCCTGAGTGTCTTAAGTTCACTCGATTAAGTTTCATAGTTAGGCTCTACCAACTAAAGTGTATTCACGGATTTAGTGAGTCAGCATTTAGCGATTTGCTTAAGTTGATTAAGGAAGTTTTCCCAAATTGCAATGTACCATCCTCTTTTAATGCTGCAAAGGGTATGATTAAAGATCTAGGTCTGGACTACCAAAAAATACATGCTTGTCCAAATGACTGCATGTTATTTTGGGGTGAAAATGAAAAACTGGATTTTTGCAAAACGTGTGAAGCTTCAAGATGGAGAGAAGTTGAAAATAAGGATACTGGTAGTGAAAAAAATAATGTGTTAAAGGAACATAAAATCCCAGTAAAGGTGATGAGATATTTTCCTTTGAAACCAAGGCTGCAAAGAATGTTCTTAAACACTGAATTGTCTAGATTAATGACATGGCATGCTTTAGCACGAAAGAGGGATGGGAGGTTAAGGCATCCAGCTGATGGTCTGGGGTGGAAGTCTATGGATGCCAAGTATCCAGATTTTGCTGGAGAAATTAGAAATGTTAGGTTAGGTTTAGCATCTGATGGATTCAATCCTTATCGTTCAATGAGTAATTCTCACAGTACCTGGCCAGTCATACTTGTTAATTACAACCTTCCCCCCTGGTTAATCATGAAACCAGAATATATAATTCTTTCTACCTTAATTCCAGGACCCATACAACCTGGAAACGATATCGATGTATATATGCAGCCGTTAATTGCAGAGTTGAATGAATTATGGGAAGTTGGAATACAAACTTACGATGCAAGACGTGATAGTACATTTCAATTACACGCAAGCCTCCTATGGACGATAAGTGATTTTCCTGGATATGGAGTCTTATCAGGTTGGAGCACTAAAGGGCACTTAGCATGTCCTTCATGCCACTATCAGACCTCGTCAACCTATTTGAAACATTCGAGGAAAGTTGTGTATTTGAACCATAGAAAATTTCTGCCTCCTAACCACAAGTGGAGGTCTGATAAGAGGCGATTTAATGGTGAAATGGAAATGGGAGAAAGTCCTGAAATGTTAACGGGAATAGAGGTTGAGCATCTGTTATCTGGTTATGAGAATAGTTTTGGGAAGTGTAAGACGAAACAAAAAACTTGTACTGATTGCCCTTGGAAGAAAAGGTCCATTTTTTTTGAATTACCATATTGGAGTACTCATATGGTTAGACACAACCTTGATGTTATGCATATAGAGAAGAACATTTGTGATAAGATTTTGGGGACTTTGTTAAATATTGGGGGCAAGACAAAAGATCATGTTAATGGTCGTCTTGATTTGAAAGAAATGGGGATTAGAAAGATTCTTCATCCTTTCAAGTCTGATGATAAaaaacatgttcaaattagggcaGCTTGTTTTGATATGACAAAAGAAGATATTATTGAAGTCGACTATTGGGGAGCGTTAACTGTAGTTCTATTTAAGTGTCGTTGGTACCAAAGGGAGAGGGATTGTTATGGCCTAACAAGAGTCAACTTCAACAAGTTCTGTCAAAAAGATGATCCGTTTGTTCTGGCTACACAAGTACAccaagtttattatattgaagaTCCTACTGAAAAAGACATACATTTTGTTATCAAGAATTTACCAAGGGATCAGTATAGTGAAGTAGAAGAGGGAATGTCACTTGAAGATGTTAATGACATAGGTTATGTGCCAAGGGGACATAATATCCTTAACGATGTCAGCTGGTATAGAGATGATGTGCCTATAAAAAAAATCCCTGTTACACCAGATGAAGAGGAGGATGATCGTGAAATCTAA